The following coding sequences lie in one Oligoflexia bacterium genomic window:
- a CDS encoding response regulator, with protein MKILLAEDDPSIQIIAKLTLQKVGGHEVVIVNNGEEAINRTQTEIFDLILLDGMMPVMDGLEACRQLKKNPQTKNIPVIFMTAKNQQSDIDEGFKAGAIGYLVKPFDAKELCNELLKIYNKYLFDHNNENAA; from the coding sequence ATGAAAATTTTATTAGCCGAAGATGATCCCAGCATTCAGATCATTGCCAAACTCACTTTGCAAAAAGTGGGTGGGCATGAAGTTGTTATTGTTAATAATGGTGAAGAAGCAATCAATCGCACACAAACTGAAATATTTGATCTGATCTTACTTGATGGAATGATGCCTGTAATGGATGGCCTTGAGGCCTGTCGACAACTTAAAAAAAATCCCCAAACAAAAAATATTCCCGTAATCTTTATGACTGCCAAAAATCAACAATCAGATATTGATGAGGGGTTCAAAGCTGGGGCTATCGGATATCTTGTGAAACCTTTTGATGCAAAAGAGTTATGCAACGAGCTGTTAAAAATTTACAACAAATATCTCTTTGATCATAACAATGAGAATGCAGCATGA
- the tgt gene encoding tRNA guanosine(34) transglycosylase Tgt encodes MKFKFELFKTDTHSKARLGRFSTLHGDVNTPAFMPVGTLATVKTLDTPEIESTGSEIILGNTYHLLLRPGIEVFQKFGGIHKFMSWNKPVLTDSGGFQIFSLPRSRKITEEGAVFQSYVEGNEYKLTPESSIAMQNAIGSDIMMVLDQCITSTAEHAETKKAMELTHRWALRSLAANVNSHQALFGIVQGGVFEDLRRQSTDFLTQHDFDGLAIGGLAVGETKAQREDFTELVAELLPKNKPRYLMGVGTPIDLLEAVKRGVDMFDCIIPTKMAQQGNVYTSHGEVKLSQAQYRLSDEVVDSQCECSTCKTYSRGYLHHLTKCRETLGWRALALHNIYFYQKLMKNIRVSIAENRFIEYYRSCLASWHGSEEVLDVEFSREPSVIIHVKKKTRGQFINQ; translated from the coding sequence ATGAAGTTTAAGTTTGAACTCTTTAAAACAGACACCCATTCAAAGGCGCGACTAGGTCGGTTTTCAACACTTCATGGTGATGTGAATACCCCTGCATTTATGCCAGTGGGTACACTTGCTACTGTGAAGACCTTAGATACTCCTGAAATTGAATCTACTGGCAGCGAAATCATTTTAGGCAACACCTACCATCTACTTTTAAGACCCGGCATTGAGGTGTTTCAAAAATTTGGTGGTATTCATAAATTTATGAGTTGGAATAAACCAGTGCTTACTGACTCAGGTGGTTTTCAAATATTTTCACTTCCACGTTCTCGAAAAATTACTGAAGAAGGTGCTGTGTTTCAAAGTTACGTTGAAGGTAATGAGTACAAGCTTACACCTGAAAGCAGTATCGCTATGCAAAACGCTATTGGTTCAGACATCATGATGGTTCTTGATCAATGCATCACATCTACTGCTGAACATGCTGAAACAAAAAAAGCTATGGAGCTCACTCATCGATGGGCTTTGAGAAGTTTGGCTGCAAATGTGAATTCACATCAGGCTCTTTTTGGAATCGTACAAGGTGGTGTGTTTGAAGATCTTCGACGTCAAAGTACTGATTTTTTAACTCAACATGATTTTGATGGCTTAGCTATTGGTGGGCTCGCCGTGGGAGAAACTAAAGCTCAGCGAGAAGATTTCACCGAGCTTGTCGCAGAACTTTTGCCTAAAAATAAACCGCGCTATCTTATGGGTGTGGGAACACCGATTGATTTATTAGAGGCAGTTAAGCGTGGCGTTGATATGTTTGACTGTATTATTCCTACGAAGATGGCTCAACAAGGGAATGTTTATACTTCTCATGGAGAAGTAAAGTTATCTCAAGCCCAGTATCGTTTGTCAGATGAAGTTGTTGATTCTCAGTGTGAATGTAGCACTTGCAAAACTTATAGTCGTGGATACCTACATCATCTCACAAAATGTCGTGAGACATTGGGGTGGCGTGCACTTGCCTTACATAATATTTATTTTTATCAGAAGTTGATGAAAAATATTCGTGTGTCAATTGCTGAAAACCGGTTTATTGAGTATTACCGATCATGCCTTGCAAGTTGGCACGGAAGTGAAGAGGTTCTCGACGTAGAATTTTCTCGCGAACCGTCAGTAATAATTCATGTCAAGAAAAAAACCCGTGGACAATTTATAAATCAATAA
- a CDS encoding RNA methyltransferase, whose amino-acid sequence MKTYEIQSPQNETYKVFESLLTSSGIMANDQALLFGKKTVRETLEHHTKSCLGIILTPEMELPTFTQSSNLTIYRLDKALFKNLDVFGNRFPILLITPPQFLPWSPESASDGCQLLIAFQEPSNVGAVLRSAAAFGVSKIIISKGCAHPCHPKSSRAASGTLLNHEYYRADSLDKINFGTLPVVALDSTGLEISKFKFPKRFVLVPGVEGPGFPEGFKPQFMVSIAMKNQVESLNASVATAIALYAWSVEVSTF is encoded by the coding sequence ATGAAAACTTACGAAATTCAAAGTCCTCAAAACGAGACCTATAAAGTATTTGAAAGCCTTTTGACCTCTTCGGGGATCATGGCTAACGACCAAGCACTTTTATTTGGCAAAAAAACCGTGCGTGAGACATTAGAGCATCATACCAAAAGCTGCTTGGGGATTATCCTGACACCGGAGATGGAACTTCCAACTTTTACTCAAAGTTCGAATTTGACGATTTATCGTTTAGATAAAGCTCTTTTTAAAAATCTTGATGTTTTTGGTAATCGGTTTCCGATTCTATTGATTACGCCCCCACAATTTTTACCCTGGTCTCCAGAATCAGCAAGTGACGGTTGTCAGCTGCTAATTGCGTTTCAAGAGCCAAGTAACGTGGGTGCCGTGTTACGTTCTGCAGCTGCCTTTGGTGTTTCAAAAATTATTATTTCAAAAGGTTGTGCCCATCCTTGTCATCCTAAGAGTAGCCGCGCTGCAAGTGGAACTCTTTTAAATCATGAATATTATCGAGCTGATTCTTTAGATAAAATTAATTTTGGAACATTACCAGTTGTTGCTCTCGACAGTACCGGATTAGAGATTTCTAAGTTTAAATTTCCAAAGCGGTTTGTGCTTGTTCCTGGCGTTGAAGGCCCGGGGTTTCCTGAGGGTTTTAAGCCTCAATTTATGGTCAGTATTGCTATGAAAAATCAGGTTGAATCACTCAATGCTTCAGTTGCTACGGCCATCGCGCTGTATGCTTGGTCAGTAGAAGTGTCTACTTTCTAG
- a CDS encoding NAD(P)H-dependent oxidoreductase, whose translation MAKIQTKILAFCGSFRSGSLNKKLLLIACDELKTQECEINYLELKSLELPVYNGDDEDALGLPAGAQKLIKALEEASAILIATPEYNGSIPGGLKNAIDWASRANKNPFKGKTIALIGTSSGWWGATRSITHLRASLTHLQAVVIPAQLALPNGQENIKDSKLTQDVHAKQLKAVCTELVHFSEAFKA comes from the coding sequence ATGGCAAAAATACAAACCAAAATCTTAGCCTTTTGTGGAAGTTTTCGCTCTGGTTCACTGAACAAGAAACTTTTACTCATTGCTTGCGATGAACTTAAAACCCAAGAATGTGAAATAAATTATCTTGAGCTAAAGTCTTTGGAATTACCCGTATACAATGGGGATGACGAAGACGCCCTAGGTCTCCCGGCAGGGGCTCAGAAATTAATTAAAGCCCTTGAAGAGGCCAGCGCTATTTTAATCGCGACGCCTGAGTACAACGGTTCTATTCCCGGTGGCCTTAAAAACGCCATTGATTGGGCTTCGCGAGCTAATAAAAATCCCTTTAAGGGGAAGACTATTGCGCTCATTGGTACATCTTCTGGTTGGTGGGGGGCTACGAGATCTATTACACACCTGAGAGCCAGTCTTACGCATTTACAGGCTGTTGTAATCCCGGCTCAATTGGCTCTACCTAACGGACAAGAAAATATAAAAGATTCCAAGCTTACGCAGGACGTGCATGCAAAACAATTAAAAGCTGTTTGCACTGAGCTAGTCCATTTTTCTGAAGCTTTTAAGGCTTAA
- the rsmG gene encoding 16S rRNA (guanine(527)-N(7))-methyltransferase RsmG — MSSQLSAVAKNLEIVFEKTGITLSLTNEMLEQFAKFYKFLLEYNKKYNLTRLTTFEEVAVKHFVDCIYVAQITKLPERLLDLGTGAGFPGVPLKIVSPSTRIFLAEGVQKKVEFLKELREHLDLKNLDIIGRNVDPKMQYPVTGVITRAVELTNATLKNVVNCLQTGGKVLLMKTPGIDSEIDAAVKEMGHQFKLLENIDYRLGNTSHGRKLVIFEKIKISPNIN, encoded by the coding sequence GTGAGTAGTCAGTTATCTGCTGTAGCAAAAAATCTTGAGATTGTTTTTGAAAAAACGGGCATCACCCTATCATTGACAAATGAAATGCTCGAGCAATTCGCAAAGTTTTATAAATTTTTACTTGAGTACAATAAAAAATATAATCTCACCCGCCTTACAACTTTTGAAGAAGTTGCTGTAAAACATTTTGTTGATTGCATCTATGTTGCTCAAATTACAAAACTACCTGAGAGGCTTTTAGATTTGGGCACAGGCGCTGGGTTTCCTGGTGTTCCCCTTAAAATCGTATCCCCATCAACACGGATATTTTTAGCCGAAGGGGTTCAAAAGAAAGTTGAATTTCTAAAAGAGCTTCGCGAACATTTAGACCTTAAGAATTTAGACATCATCGGGAGAAATGTTGATCCTAAGATGCAGTATCCGGTCACAGGGGTTATCACGCGCGCTGTAGAACTCACCAATGCCACACTTAAAAACGTCGTAAACTGCCTACAAACCGGTGGAAAAGTTTTATTAATGAAAACACCGGGGATTGATTCTGAAATTGATGCTGCTGTCAAAGAAATGGGACATCAGTTTAAGCTTTTAGAAAACATCGACTATCGCTTAGGCAATACAAGTCATGGACGAAAACTTGTGATTTTTGAAAAAATTAAAATATCACCGAATATTAACTGA
- a CDS encoding HAMP domain-containing sensor histidine kinase produces the protein MKTLQKQLSRLLIALLLVTGLNSVFLWKTLTNLYQASEKLQKNQRVIALATDLERGFFEEDKLRSIEPDEREKKQLNNVRNQIKSDLNEILNLIDDKQGVAKIREIQNFWKSSKDHHGTTQLMIFVRSFIANQQKFLKPLEEGANDATKATTIFAAIYFIVFGVILLILNSFLQHRLFIPMGRLSEKMKDYQAGNYQLPPPDSNEDEVGQLEARFYEMAGRVGQTVTELKEIDRVKTDFISIASHELRTPMTSVKGSLSLILSGTVSDVNPEVKDLLTIAEKETDRLIRLINDILDLTKMESKKLSIDKKWHMLNEVVETAVSAIQGLLEITKVKIQMTFPNVQYKAFMDRDRITQVITNLLSNAAKFSPAGSMVTIGYEPYENGIMIYVSDQGPGIANEHKDHVFEKFRSTDAGKSKIIRGTGLGLPICKALVEQHGGRIGLESEFGKGATFYFILTEAVATTQYTSNDVTNEEAA, from the coding sequence ATGAAAACCCTGCAAAAACAACTCAGCAGACTTTTAATTGCACTCTTACTTGTCACCGGTCTTAATTCTGTATTTCTATGGAAAACACTTACAAATCTTTATCAAGCCTCTGAAAAATTACAAAAAAACCAAAGAGTCATAGCACTCGCCACTGATCTTGAGCGTGGTTTTTTTGAAGAAGATAAACTACGAAGCATTGAGCCTGATGAAAGAGAGAAAAAACAACTCAATAATGTTCGCAATCAAATTAAGAGTGATCTTAATGAGATTTTAAATTTAATCGACGACAAACAAGGTGTTGCAAAAATTCGAGAGATTCAAAATTTTTGGAAAAGCTCAAAAGATCATCACGGCACAACACAACTTATGATTTTTGTTCGCTCTTTTATTGCAAACCAACAAAAGTTTTTAAAGCCCCTCGAAGAGGGCGCAAATGATGCCACAAAAGCTACAACTATATTTGCCGCTATTTATTTTATAGTTTTTGGCGTCATACTTTTAATCTTGAATAGTTTTTTACAGCACAGGCTTTTTATTCCGATGGGCAGGCTTTCAGAAAAAATGAAAGACTATCAAGCTGGCAATTATCAACTTCCACCACCCGATTCTAATGAAGATGAAGTGGGGCAACTTGAGGCGCGATTTTATGAAATGGCAGGGCGTGTAGGTCAAACAGTTACAGAACTTAAAGAAATTGATCGCGTGAAAACAGATTTTATTTCTATTGCCAGCCATGAACTCCGTACACCAATGACCTCCGTGAAAGGTTCACTGAGTTTAATCTTAAGTGGCACTGTCAGTGATGTGAACCCAGAGGTAAAAGATCTACTTACTATTGCAGAAAAAGAAACAGATCGTTTGATTCGACTTATCAATGACATTTTAGATCTCACAAAAATGGAAAGTAAAAAACTTTCAATAGATAAAAAATGGCACATGCTCAATGAAGTTGTTGAAACCGCCGTTTCTGCAATTCAAGGGTTACTTGAAATTACAAAAGTAAAAATACAAATGACATTTCCAAATGTGCAATACAAAGCATTTATGGATCGCGATCGCATCACACAAGTCATCACAAACTTACTTTCAAACGCTGCGAAATTTAGCCCCGCAGGTTCTATGGTCACCATTGGTTATGAACCTTATGAAAATGGCATCATGATTTACGTCAGCGATCAGGGCCCTGGCATTGCCAATGAACATAAAGATCATGTTTTTGAAAAATTCAGAAGCACCGATGCTGGGAAATCAAAAATTATTAGAGGCACAGGGTTAGGTTTACCCATCTGTAAAGCACTCGTAGAACAACACGGTGGCCGCATAGGCCTTGAATCAGAATTTGGAAAAGGCGCAACATTTTATTTTATATTAACAGAAGCTGTGGCTACCACCCAATACACCAGCAATGACGTCACCAACGAGGAGGCCGCATGA
- a CDS encoding Hpt domain-containing protein codes for MKALPPDILAELQVEYIKGFPQKITDIDEALMNKQWPTLIELLHKLVGSGATYQMPEITDHAREAETYLEKNPSPDLNKITALVKSLTAILKNHILEAA; via the coding sequence ATGAAGGCATTACCACCAGACATTTTAGCAGAACTTCAAGTTGAGTATATAAAAGGCTTTCCCCAAAAAATTACAGACATTGATGAAGCTCTTATGAATAAACAATGGCCAACATTGATAGAATTACTGCACAAATTAGTAGGCTCGGGAGCAACCTATCAAATGCCCGAAATCACCGATCATGCTCGCGAAGCAGAAACTTACCTAGAAAAAAATCCATCGCCTGATCTAAATAAAATCACAGCACTTGTGAAATCGTTAACGGCGATTTTGAAAAATCATATTCTCGAAGCTGCATAA
- a CDS encoding ABC transporter substrate-binding protein → MKILENKWFGLFLVLALIVTSPVSMARVESTAKSKKASIVMLYTVHASDDAEQFDNLNEVAQFSIDQYDLENKTKSDFKLFTVDDKDNPQHAQKVLKKIVEDEKPIAIVGPLYSNVALGLKDFINESQIPMVSIFATHNDLTKNSAFMFRICASNRRLVKSMADYLIPEVQKHGLSVTTFKDVSDDYSTDLADTFRINISGAKINTNEILFRGLSGIERLKDINAKLWRPTKKDVLFLPTRDIVAGKIITAMESEPYMVAAIDTVNFLGLMKKIKSQKTHIKLVTTSQWLPGKSEFSKKIEAAYQKRFRKAMNITSALTFDATYAVVAAHYRAQSKTVPLAVALRDASKVTGVTGLILIGQDGERVFSDQFLKEEFIE, encoded by the coding sequence ATGAAGATACTAGAAAATAAATGGTTTGGGTTATTCTTGGTTTTAGCTCTCATAGTCACGAGCCCTGTATCCATGGCTCGTGTTGAATCGACTGCTAAATCTAAAAAAGCCTCAATTGTCATGCTTTACACAGTACACGCCAGTGATGACGCCGAACAATTTGATAACCTCAACGAGGTGGCGCAATTTTCAATTGATCAATATGACCTTGAAAATAAAACCAAATCAGATTTTAAACTATTCACCGTTGATGACAAAGATAATCCACAGCACGCTCAAAAAGTTTTAAAAAAAATCGTTGAAGATGAAAAACCTATTGCCATTGTAGGCCCTCTTTATTCAAACGTCGCTTTGGGTTTAAAAGACTTTATTAATGAATCTCAAATTCCAATGGTATCGATTTTTGCCACTCATAATGATTTAACTAAAAATAGCGCATTTATGTTTAGAATCTGTGCATCGAATCGCCGACTTGTGAAATCCATGGCTGATTATTTAATTCCTGAAGTGCAAAAACATGGCTTAAGTGTCACAACTTTTAAAGACGTATCTGATGACTACTCAACTGATCTTGCAGATACTTTTAGAATTAATATCTCTGGTGCAAAAATTAACACCAACGAAATATTATTCAGAGGCTTAAGTGGTATTGAGCGACTTAAAGATATCAACGCAAAACTTTGGCGCCCCACGAAGAAAGATGTTTTGTTTTTACCCACACGAGATATCGTCGCTGGTAAAATCATTACGGCTATGGAATCAGAACCATATATGGTCGCTGCAATTGACACTGTTAATTTTTTAGGTCTGATGAAAAAAATTAAATCACAAAAAACACATATAAAATTAGTAACCACTTCACAGTGGTTACCTGGAAAATCTGAATTCAGTAAAAAAATTGAAGCCGCCTATCAAAAACGCTTTCGAAAAGCGATGAACATCACATCAGCACTTACGTTTGATGCCACATATGCTGTTGTTGCCGCCCACTACCGCGCACAATCCAAAACCGTTCCTCTGGCGGTAGCTCTACGTGATGCCAGTAAAGTCACAGGTGTGACTGGTCTTATTCTCATAGGCCAAGACGGTGAACGTGTATTTAGTGACCAATTTTTAAAAGAAGAATTTATCGAATAA
- a CDS encoding response regulator transcription factor: protein MTNVNVLIVDDDQDLLRVVQKILEANGYTVTTALNPIEGMDKFLQESFDLVLSDANMPYKSGFELIKTIRSHTHAPHVAIALLTGRRDKKDVQHGLDCGADDYIIKPVDPDLFIAKVESLLRKRPPQFKAEVNFAESPVRMPAQWDIANEIVSVSEQSITIVGPVATAPNSKMKIESPLFDIIGIETPTMRVVHCNVKTDARFQFLTKATFIGLTDSERQKIRFWVNAHTGIHKSAKSS, encoded by the coding sequence ATGACCAATGTGAATGTTTTGATTGTTGATGATGATCAAGACTTACTTCGAGTCGTTCAAAAAATTCTTGAAGCAAATGGATACACCGTCACCACCGCTTTGAACCCGATTGAAGGTATGGATAAATTCTTACAAGAATCATTTGATTTGGTTTTGTCAGATGCAAACATGCCGTATAAATCAGGTTTTGAACTTATCAAAACAATACGTTCACACACTCACGCACCCCATGTTGCCATTGCACTTCTCACCGGTCGTCGAGATAAAAAAGACGTCCAACATGGTCTTGATTGCGGAGCCGATGATTATATTATCAAACCCGTCGATCCTGATTTATTCATTGCTAAAGTAGAAAGTCTTTTAAGAAAACGCCCTCCTCAATTTAAGGCGGAAGTAAATTTTGCAGAAAGCCCCGTTCGCATGCCCGCACAGTGGGACATCGCCAATGAAATTGTAAGCGTATCTGAGCAGAGCATCACAATTGTTGGCCCTGTAGCCACTGCCCCTAATTCAAAAATGAAAATAGAAAGCCCACTTTTTGACATTATCGGAATCGAAACACCAACCATGCGCGTTGTTCACTGCAACGTAAAGACTGATGCGCGGTTTCAATTTTTAACCAAAGCTACTTTTATTGGTCTCACTGATAGTGAAAGACAAAAAATACGTTTTTGGGTGAATGCTCATACAGGTATTCATAAGAGCGCAAAAAGCTCATGA
- a CDS encoding cold shock domain-containing protein, which produces MQKGTIKFFNASKGFGFIVPENGGKDVFVHANDLAGVQLQEGDQVEFEVVDGRKGPQAAQVRITN; this is translated from the coding sequence ATGCAAAAAGGTACAATCAAATTTTTCAATGCTTCAAAAGGTTTTGGTTTCATCGTTCCTGAAAATGGCGGCAAAGATGTATTCGTTCACGCGAATGATCTTGCTGGTGTTCAGCTTCAAGAAGGTGATCAAGTGGAATTTGAAGTTGTTGATGGCCGTAAAGGTCCTCAGGCAGCTCAAGTTCGCATCACGAACTAA
- a CDS encoding SMP-30/gluconolactonase/LRE family protein, translating to MKIILSITLLMLSTFCFAAVKEKKSSYYVSWELCDQCSEPESVYHDVETKTIFISNVVGQPDKADGQGWIQKISESGKMTSTKWIEGLNAPKGMRSHKSTLYVSDIHDVLVIDIATGKILKKINIGDSKFLNDIAITNDGTIYVSDTFGSKIYQINPDGTVSVFAQGNHLEAPNGLLINGDDLIVAAWGIPDANWKTKIPGNLYKLNLKTKKKTLITKKPAGNLDGLEIDELGNYLVSDWMAGKVFSITPSGNVSVMLSGMKGSADIGYIAKQKMLIVPRMAENLITAYDLTKPINK from the coding sequence GTGAAGATTATTTTATCTATTACACTACTCATGCTCTCAACTTTTTGTTTCGCTGCGGTGAAAGAAAAAAAGTCATCTTATTATGTAAGTTGGGAATTATGTGATCAATGTAGCGAGCCTGAGAGTGTTTATCATGATGTCGAAACAAAAACGATTTTCATTTCAAACGTAGTTGGTCAGCCAGATAAAGCTGATGGACAAGGCTGGATTCAAAAAATTTCTGAATCAGGAAAAATGACAAGTACGAAATGGATTGAAGGCCTTAATGCTCCAAAAGGCATGCGTTCACACAAAAGCACTTTGTATGTTTCAGATATCCACGATGTTCTTGTTATCGATATTGCCACTGGGAAAATACTTAAAAAAATCAATATTGGTGATTCTAAATTTCTAAATGATATCGCAATTACAAATGACGGAACTATTTATGTATCTGACACATTTGGCTCAAAAATATATCAGATAAATCCTGATGGCACAGTTTCTGTATTTGCTCAAGGCAATCATCTCGAAGCGCCAAATGGGTTACTTATTAATGGAGATGATCTCATTGTTGCGGCGTGGGGGATACCCGATGCAAATTGGAAAACAAAAATCCCAGGAAATCTCTATAAACTTAATTTAAAAACAAAAAAGAAAACTCTTATTACTAAAAAACCTGCGGGTAATCTTGATGGTCTTGAAATAGATGAATTGGGTAATTATTTAGTCTCAGACTGGATGGCTGGAAAAGTTTTTTCAATCACACCATCGGGAAATGTGAGTGTCATGCTATCAGGTATGAAAGGCTCGGCTGATATTGGCTATATCGCAAAACAAAAAATGTTGATTGTTCCACGCATGGCAGAAAATTTAATCACAGCTTATGATTTAACTAAGCCGATTAATAAATAA
- a CDS encoding SpoIID/LytB domain-containing protein, producing MRGLIFNSILNISRTISALALVLLVVGCGRNPNSRDDASPLIAAGKVSGAPHSTRIIDGPGAVEIPEDYKKDWETRYQPALEEIVTVSVETPPESKSKESKVKRLRVLKIGQQTFTESPVKDRAPIRNYLPLKVQTPETAAPKPKEQSTQTVPVTPAASTPTPAPTALPEGPQPLPQPTLPPDQQKSPVPVSKNDSIIPKPVRTHDAIWVKIFPISKSHHTDAYKQTVKLDSAVLKAIGGELIIARLSDGVAIASAKKISFSLKLKKMIIDDKYSLPLAAYHIVPGVSTVIEVCGDGRCHAYRGTFVVSYETQKTHGACSDESSVSSPHIRVMNVVDLEDYLFGVVPAEMGSAGKDEKYAMFGDEALKAQSVAARTYATYKVLIRKNWKSNSDAPLTGCADVKPTTDDQQYLGYEIETIRATRAIQATAGRLVYYQGKVIQANFHGNSGGQTKSIKHWGRGRPEAEFPYLVPVNEYDVTAVRSGIGGTRKRELKPQIIISTLRNLRISFSDQSITRVVVKDRNSSSEVTALEIAGPTSSVILAGKNLLAFYAHTNIKINDSDYFDVKIQPTGIVTFYLYGNGHRVGLSQVGAAVLAKAGKRYSDILHFYYGSSVNIR from the coding sequence ATGAGAGGCTTGATTTTTAATTCTATTCTCAATATTTCACGAACAATAAGCGCACTTGCACTTGTGTTATTAGTTGTTGGTTGTGGAAGAAATCCTAACAGCAGAGATGACGCCTCACCTTTAATTGCTGCTGGTAAAGTGAGTGGAGCCCCTCATAGCACTCGCATCATTGATGGGCCAGGGGCAGTTGAAATTCCAGAAGATTACAAAAAAGACTGGGAGACACGTTATCAACCTGCGCTAGAAGAAATTGTTACTGTGAGTGTTGAAACTCCTCCTGAGTCAAAATCTAAAGAGAGTAAAGTTAAACGCCTACGTGTTTTAAAAATTGGTCAACAAACATTTACAGAAAGCCCTGTGAAAGACCGTGCACCAATAAGAAATTACCTGCCATTGAAAGTTCAAACTCCTGAAACAGCAGCTCCTAAACCCAAAGAGCAATCGACACAAACTGTACCAGTAACACCGGCTGCATCAACGCCAACTCCTGCGCCCACAGCACTGCCTGAGGGGCCGCAACCTTTGCCACAACCAACATTACCACCAGATCAACAAAAGTCCCCAGTGCCAGTATCAAAAAATGATTCAATTATTCCAAAGCCTGTTCGCACCCATGATGCTATCTGGGTTAAGATTTTTCCAATTTCAAAATCTCATCACACAGATGCCTACAAACAAACTGTAAAACTAGATTCAGCCGTTCTTAAGGCAATTGGTGGAGAACTCATTATCGCACGGTTAAGTGACGGTGTTGCTATTGCGAGTGCGAAGAAAATTTCGTTTAGTCTTAAATTAAAGAAAATGATCATTGACGATAAGTATTCACTTCCTTTAGCGGCTTATCATATTGTACCTGGGGTTTCGACGGTTATCGAAGTTTGCGGTGATGGGAGATGTCATGCTTATCGCGGTACATTTGTTGTCAGTTACGAAACACAAAAAACTCATGGAGCCTGCTCAGATGAAAGCTCAGTTTCATCACCTCATATTCGTGTAATGAATGTTGTCGATCTAGAAGATTATCTTTTTGGTGTAGTACCTGCAGAAATGGGGTCGGCGGGTAAAGACGAAAAATACGCTATGTTTGGCGATGAAGCATTAAAGGCTCAAAGTGTGGCAGCTCGCACCTATGCGACATATAAAGTGCTTATTCGTAAAAATTGGAAATCAAATAGCGATGCACCACTTACCGGTTGTGCAGATGTAAAACCCACAACTGACGATCAACAATACCTCGGCTACGAAATTGAAACAATTCGAGCAACGCGAGCAATTCAAGCAACCGCAGGGCGATTAGTTTATTATCAGGGCAAGGTGATTCAAGCTAACTTTCATGGCAATAGTGGTGGCCAGACAAAATCAATCAAACATTGGGGCAGGGGCAGACCAGAAGCTGAATTTCCCTATCTCGTGCCTGTGAATGAATATGATGTCACAGCAGTGAGAAGTGGAATCGGTGGTACTCGTAAGCGTGAGCTGAAACCGCAGATAATCATTAGTACTCTACGAAATTTACGTATTAGTTTTTCTGACCAATCAATTACACGTGTTGTTGTAAAAGATCGAAACTCTTCATCAGAAGTTACGGCACTTGAGATCGCGGGCCCAACAAGTTCAGTGATTCTTGCCGGAAAAAATCTTCTCGCTTTTTATGCCCACACAAATATTAAAATCAATGACTCTGACTATTTTGATGTGAAAATCCAGCCCACAGGCATTGTAACTTTTTATCTTTACGGCAATGGTCATCGTGTTGGTTTAAGTCAAGTAGGAGCCGCTGTACTTGCAAAAGCGGGTAAGCGATATTCAGATATTCTTCATTTCTATTACGGCTCTTCAGTTAATATTCGGTGA